The Oncorhynchus keta strain PuntledgeMale-10-30-2019 chromosome 17, Oket_V2, whole genome shotgun sequence genome has a window encoding:
- the LOC127908493 gene encoding uncharacterized protein LOC127908493, with protein MNIQFSANNSGEHNGRTPPLEDSPLEDSPLEDPPLEDPPLEDPPLEDPPLEDPPLEDPPLEDSPLEDPPLEDPPLEDPPLEDPPLEDPPLEDPPLEDPPLEDSPLEDSPLEDPPLEDSPLEDQPLEDSPLEDPPLEDPPLEDPPLEDSPLEDSPLEDSPLEDSPLEDPPLEDPPLEDSPLEDSPLEDPPLEDPPLEDSPLEDSPLEDSPLEDPPLEDPPLEDSPLEDPPLEDPPLEDSPLEDSPLEDPPLEDSPLEDSPLEDSPLEDQPLEDQPLEDSPLEDCPLEDPPLEDPPLEDSPLEDSPLEDSPLEDPPLEDSPLEDSPLEDSG; from the coding sequence AGGACCCCGCCACTAGAGGACTCGCCACTAGAGGACTCGCCACTAGAGGACCCGCCACTAGAGGACCCGCCACTAGAGGACCCGCCACTAGAGGACCCGCCACTAGAGGACCCTCCACTAGAGGACCCTCCACTAGAGGACTCGCCACTAGAGGACCCGCCACTAGAGGACCCTCCACTAGAGGACCCTCCACTAGAGGACCCTCCACTAGAGGACCCGCCACTAGAGGACCCTCCACTAGAGGACCCGCCACTAGAGGACTCGCCACTAGAGGACTCGCCACTAGAGGACCCTCCACTAGAGGACTCGCCACTAGAGGACCAGCCACTAGAGGACTCTCCACTAGAGGACCCTCCACTAGAGGACCCTCCACTAGAGGACCCTCCACTAGAGGACTCGCCACTAGAGGACTCGCCACTAGAGGACTCTCCACTAGAGGACTCTCCACTAGAGGACCCTCCACTAGAGGACCCGCCACTAGAGGACTCGCCACTAGAGGACTCTCCACTAGAGGACCCTCCACTAGAGGACCCTCCACTAGAGGACTCGCCACTAGAGGACTCGCCACTAGAGGACTCGCCACTAGAGGACCCTCCACTAGAGGACCCTCCACTAGAGGACTCTCCACTAGAGGACCCTCCACTAGAGGACCCTCCACTAGAGGACTCGCCACTAGAGGACTCTCCACTAGAGGACCCTCCACTAGAGGACTCGCCACTAGAGGACTCTCCACTAGAGGACTCGCCACTAGAGGACCAGCCACTAGAGGACCAGCCACTAGAGGACTCTCCACTAGAGGACTGTCCACTAGAGGACCCTCCACTAGAGGACCCTCCACTAGAGGACTCGCCACTAGAGGACTCGCCACTAGAGGACTCTCCACTAGAGGACCCTCCACTAGAGGACTCGCCACTAGAGGACTCGCCACTAGAGGACTCAGGCTGA